In Chryseobacterium oranimense, a single window of DNA contains:
- a CDS encoding lysophospholipid acyltransferase family protein — MSLISKNDLITASGLSKIGFLKNPVASAVMSIAKINEVNKLYDKLKDKEGKDFFDSFVRERNLSYIAFEEDLAKVPKTGPFILVSNHPLGAIDGILMCKILSEVRPDFKVMGNFLLEKIKPMAPYVISVNPFENRKDAYSSTSGMRETLKHLQEGGCVGIFPAGEVSNKNNPYGEILDRDWEKPALKLIRMAKVPVVPLYFHAKNSRLFYQVAKLHPSLQTLMLPAEMMNDREKPIRIRIGKPITVKAMDEMETIEELGEFLKRKVYMMKSYYEKRKSLAQSINLKNLTVKFPLLKEENIVQNIIDETPKEDILKDINKLKGTDKMLFSNGNYEIYFTTYEEIPSVMREIGRQRELTFRAVGEGSNLPFDLDEYDKHYHHLFLWDNSAEKLAGAYRMALGKEVMKKYGIKGFYTSSLFEFEQDIHPFFKKVIEMGRAYICEEYQQKPLPLFLLWRGIVHVCLRNSDHKFLMGGVSISNKFSEFSKSLMIEFMRSNYFDSAVAQYITPRNEYKVKLRDRDKNIFFEEMESDLNKLDKIIDDLEPELRLPVLIKKYIKQNAKVIAFNVDPNFNDAIDGLMYIRISDLPESTIKPVLEEMSDHIRKEQENNSAENQ; from the coding sequence ATGAGTTTAATTTCGAAAAACGATCTTATCACAGCTTCCGGCTTAAGCAAAATCGGGTTCCTCAAGAACCCGGTTGCATCTGCCGTGATGAGCATTGCCAAAATAAATGAAGTAAATAAATTATACGACAAATTAAAGGATAAGGAAGGCAAAGATTTTTTCGACTCATTTGTAAGAGAAAGAAACCTAAGCTATATCGCTTTTGAAGAGGATCTGGCAAAGGTTCCAAAAACAGGACCGTTTATTCTGGTTTCAAACCATCCACTGGGTGCTATTGACGGGATATTAATGTGCAAAATTCTTTCAGAAGTACGTCCGGATTTTAAGGTGATGGGAAATTTTCTTCTGGAAAAGATCAAACCGATGGCGCCGTACGTAATTTCCGTAAATCCCTTTGAGAACAGAAAAGATGCATACAGCAGTACTTCCGGCATGCGGGAAACCCTGAAACATCTTCAGGAAGGAGGATGTGTAGGTATTTTTCCGGCAGGAGAAGTATCCAATAAAAACAATCCTTACGGGGAAATACTTGACAGAGACTGGGAAAAACCAGCCCTTAAGCTGATCAGAATGGCTAAAGTACCGGTAGTTCCTTTATATTTTCATGCTAAAAACAGCCGCCTTTTTTACCAGGTAGCCAAGCTTCATCCAAGTTTACAGACTCTAATGCTTCCTGCAGAAATGATGAATGACAGGGAAAAGCCAATCAGAATAAGGATAGGAAAACCCATCACGGTAAAAGCAATGGATGAAATGGAAACCATTGAAGAACTGGGAGAATTCCTGAAACGCAAGGTGTATATGATGAAATCTTATTATGAAAAGAGAAAATCATTGGCCCAGAGCATCAATCTTAAAAATTTAACGGTAAAATTTCCTCTTTTAAAAGAAGAAAATATTGTACAGAATATCATTGATGAAACGCCTAAGGAAGACATCCTTAAGGATATCAACAAACTGAAGGGTACAGATAAAATGCTGTTCAGTAACGGAAATTATGAGATTTATTTCACGACTTATGAAGAAATTCCTTCTGTCATGAGAGAAATCGGGCGCCAGAGGGAGCTCACTTTCCGTGCTGTGGGCGAAGGAAGTAACCTTCCGTTTGATCTTGATGAGTATGACAAACATTATCATCATCTTTTCCTTTGGGACAACAGCGCTGAGAAACTTGCCGGTGCCTACAGAATGGCTCTGGGTAAGGAGGTAATGAAGAAATACGGCATCAAAGGATTCTACACCAGCTCTTTATTTGAATTTGAACAGGACATTCATCCGTTCTTTAAAAAGGTAATTGAAATGGGCCGTGCGTACATCTGCGAAGAATACCAGCAGAAACCGCTTCCGCTTTTCCTTTTGTGGAGAGGAATTGTTCATGTATGTTTAAGAAACTCTGATCATAAGTTCCTGATGGGCGGGGTAAGTATTTCCAATAAATTTTCCGAGTTTTCCAAATCTCTGATGATTGAATTCATGCGTTCGAATTATTTTGACTCAGCAGTGGCACAATACATTACACCAAGAAATGAGTATAAAGTAAAGCTGCGCGACAGGGATAAAAATATTTTCTTTGAGGAAATGGAATCTGACCTGAATAAGCTTGACAAAATCATTGATGATCTTGAACCTGAATTAAGACTCCCTGTTCTGATCAAAAAATATATCAAACAAAACGCTAAAGTAATTGCTTTCAATGTAGATCCGAACTTTAATGATGCCATCGACGGATTGATGTATATCCGCATCAGCGATCTTCCCGAAAGTACGATAAAGCCTGTACTGGAGGAGATGAGCGACCATATCAGAAAAGAACAGGAAAATAATTCGGCTGAAAATCAGTAA
- a CDS encoding o-succinylbenzoate synthase, whose protein sequence is MTAKYFRYLLEFKRPSGTSRGVLHEKETFIFEVEENGKKGTGECAIFRGLSFDDRPDYEEKLQWLCDNISQDDQYLKEQLMEFPSIWFGYEQAILNLKHGGNLYFPSEFTEGKASIMINGLIWMGDIHYMEEQIREKLQLGFHCIKLKIGVDWKSEHRILQELRSKFSKDDLELRVDANGGFSREKAEIVLRQLADLHIHSIEQPIKAGNWNDMASLCTGTPTPIALDEELIGITDPVEKKKLLESIKPQYIILKPALVGGFSGSDEWISLAEKQNIGWWITSALESNIGLNAIAQYTYTKNNPMPQGLGTGSLFVNNFESSLELRNELLWFKI, encoded by the coding sequence ATGACAGCAAAATATTTCAGATATTTATTAGAATTCAAACGCCCGAGCGGAACATCTCGCGGCGTTTTGCATGAAAAAGAGACCTTTATTTTTGAAGTTGAAGAAAACGGGAAAAAAGGTACGGGTGAATGTGCCATATTCAGAGGATTAAGTTTTGACGACAGACCGGATTATGAAGAAAAGCTGCAATGGCTTTGTGACAATATCAGTCAGGATGACCAGTATCTGAAAGAACAGCTGATGGAATTTCCCTCAATATGGTTTGGATACGAACAGGCTATTTTAAATTTGAAGCACGGAGGTAATCTGTATTTCCCAAGTGAATTTACCGAAGGAAAAGCTTCCATTATGATCAATGGGCTGATCTGGATGGGAGATATTCATTACATGGAGGAGCAGATCAGGGAAAAGCTTCAACTGGGATTCCACTGTATTAAGCTGAAAATTGGAGTTGACTGGAAATCTGAACACAGAATCCTTCAGGAATTAAGATCAAAATTTTCAAAAGATGATCTTGAGCTTCGCGTAGATGCCAATGGTGGATTCAGCAGGGAAAAGGCAGAGATTGTTTTGCGTCAGCTTGCAGACCTTCATATTCATTCCATCGAGCAGCCAATAAAAGCCGGGAACTGGAATGATATGGCATCATTATGTACCGGAACTCCTACACCGATTGCTTTGGACGAAGAACTGATTGGGATTACTGATCCCGTTGAAAAGAAAAAGCTTTTAGAAAGCATTAAGCCACAGTATATTATTTTAAAGCCTGCTCTGGTTGGAGGTTTTTCAGGTTCAGATGAATGGATCTCCCTTGCTGAGAAGCAGAATATCGGCTGGTGGATTACATCCGCTCTGGAAAGCAATATAGGACTCAATGCTATTGCGCAGTATACCTACACAAAAAATAATCCGATGCCGCAAGGTCTGGGCACCGGATCTCTATTTGTAAATAATTTTGAATCAAGTCTGGAACTCAGGAATGAGCTGCTATGGTTCAAAATATAG
- a CDS encoding aspartate kinase translates to MKIFKFGGASVKDAESVKNVSMVLQSQGFAKCLLVISAMGKTTNELEKVVELYFKKDNYQTEIEKIKRKHIEIAEGLFPENHAVFAEINLFFDDIDSFLRRNKSPNYSFVYDQVVSCGEMISTKILSEYLNEIQFTNQWLDARDFIKTDSSYREGMVDWAKTEEFISTLNKDICYVTQGFIGSDDNNFTVTLGREGSDYSAAIFAYCLNADAMTIWKDVPGVMTGDPRKFSDVSLLSNISYEEAIEMAYYGASVIHPKTLQPLQQKNIPFYVKSFVDPTKPGTKVGGSDKNQHEESYILKENQVLLKISTRDFSFIAEDHMSLIFGYLSKYKIKVSLMQNSAISLALCLEDKFGNVDEFNDELQKIFKTEAVKNVSLFTVRNANMDHIDKFYQEKNVLLEQISKNTVQMVTQ, encoded by the coding sequence ATGAAAATTTTCAAGTTTGGTGGTGCATCTGTGAAAGATGCCGAAAGCGTAAAAAATGTGTCCATGGTTTTGCAAAGCCAGGGGTTTGCCAAATGTCTGCTGGTGATATCAGCAATGGGCAAAACGACGAATGAGTTGGAAAAGGTTGTAGAACTTTATTTCAAGAAAGATAACTATCAAACTGAGATTGAAAAGATAAAACGAAAACACATCGAGATTGCGGAAGGTCTGTTTCCTGAAAACCATGCAGTTTTTGCTGAGATCAATTTATTTTTTGATGATATCGATTCTTTCTTAAGAAGAAACAAATCTCCGAATTACAGCTTCGTGTATGACCAGGTGGTGAGCTGCGGGGAAATGATCTCTACTAAAATCTTGAGCGAATACCTGAACGAAATTCAGTTTACTAATCAATGGTTAGATGCCAGAGATTTCATCAAAACCGACAGTTCTTACAGGGAAGGTATGGTAGACTGGGCAAAAACAGAGGAATTCATTTCAACTCTGAATAAGGATATCTGTTACGTAACACAGGGTTTTATAGGTTCTGATGATAATAATTTTACAGTAACCTTAGGAAGAGAGGGCTCTGACTATTCTGCTGCTATTTTTGCTTATTGCCTGAATGCTGATGCTATGACCATCTGGAAAGATGTTCCGGGTGTAATGACGGGAGATCCTAGAAAATTCAGTGATGTTTCTCTTCTTTCCAATATCTCTTATGAAGAGGCTATTGAAATGGCTTATTACGGGGCAAGTGTGATTCACCCGAAAACTTTGCAACCTTTACAGCAAAAAAACATTCCTTTTTATGTAAAATCTTTCGTAGATCCTACCAAACCAGGAACGAAGGTGGGAGGTTCAGACAAAAACCAGCATGAAGAGTCTTATATATTAAAGGAGAATCAGGTTCTTTTAAAAATATCTACCAGAGACTTTTCTTTCATTGCGGAAGACCATATGAGTCTTATTTTCGGATACCTTTCCAAATACAAGATCAAAGTGTCTCTTATGCAGAATTCTGCTATTTCCCTGGCTTTATGCCTGGAAGATAAATTCGGCAATGTGGATGAGTTTAATGATGAACTTCAAAAAATATTTAAAACCGAAGCCGTTAAAAATGTATCTTTATTTACAGTAAGAAATGCGAATATGGATCATATTGACAAATTTTACCAGGAAAAAAATGTATTATTGGAGCAAATTTCCAAAAATACGGTTCAAATGGTAACACAATAA
- the fbp gene encoding class 1 fructose-bisphosphatase, which translates to MSNQPLQTLGEFLIDKQDDFQYSTGEFSRLLSAIRLASKVVNREVNKAGIVDITGAAGNQNIQGEEQQKLDVIANEIFITALSQREVVCGIASEENDDFIDIKCGENGHLSKYVVLIDPLDGSSNIDVNVSVGTIFSIYRRVTEPGTPVQLEDFLQKGINQIAAGYVIYGSSTMIVYTTGNGVNGFTLDPSLGTYYLSHPNMTFPTNGKIYSINEGNYIKFPQGVKNYLKYCQMEEGDRPYTSRYIGSLVADFHRNMLKGGIYIYPSYSQAPNGKLRLLYECNPMAFLAEQAGGKATDGFRRILEVEPTELHQRIPFFCGSIQMVEKAEEFMRIDSVK; encoded by the coding sequence ATGTCAAATCAACCATTACAGACTTTAGGAGAATTTCTTATTGATAAACAGGACGACTTTCAGTATTCTACGGGTGAATTTTCCCGTCTGCTAAGTGCGATAAGATTGGCTTCAAAAGTGGTAAACAGAGAAGTAAATAAAGCCGGAATTGTAGATATAACAGGAGCTGCCGGAAATCAGAATATCCAGGGAGAAGAGCAGCAGAAACTTGATGTGATTGCCAATGAGATTTTTATTACGGCTTTGTCTCAGAGAGAGGTTGTTTGCGGTATTGCTTCTGAGGAAAATGATGATTTTATTGACATTAAATGCGGAGAAAATGGACATCTAAGCAAATATGTTGTTCTGATTGATCCTCTTGACGGATCTTCCAATATTGATGTGAATGTTTCTGTAGGAACCATTTTTTCTATTTACAGAAGAGTAACAGAGCCAGGAACTCCGGTTCAGTTAGAAGATTTTCTTCAAAAAGGAATCAACCAGATTGCTGCCGGATATGTAATTTACGGTTCTTCTACCATGATTGTTTATACTACAGGAAACGGGGTGAACGGTTTTACGCTGGATCCGTCTCTGGGAACCTATTATCTTTCTCATCCGAACATGACATTTCCTACAAATGGAAAAATCTATTCTATCAACGAAGGAAATTATATCAAGTTCCCGCAGGGTGTGAAGAACTATCTTAAATACTGCCAGATGGAAGAAGGAGACCGTCCTTATACCTCAAGATACATCGGTTCTTTAGTAGCAGATTTCCACAGAAATATGCTGAAAGGAGGAATTTACATTTATCCGTCTTATTCCCAGGCTCCAAACGGAAAATTAAGACTGCTTTATGAATGTAACCCTATGGCATTCCTTGCAGAACAGGCGGGAGGGAAAGCTACAGACGGTTTCAGAAGAATCCTTGAAGTAGAACCTACGGAACTCCACCAGAGAATCCCGTTTTTCTGCGGAAGTATTCAGATGGTTGAAAAAGCAGAGGAATTTATGAGGATCGACAGTGTAAAATAA